The Coffea arabica cultivar ET-39 chromosome 8e, Coffea Arabica ET-39 HiFi, whole genome shotgun sequence genome window below encodes:
- the LOC113703472 gene encoding disease resistance protein RPM1-like, with the protein MAETVLSFVLHQLSTFLREEGRLLGGLRQEVQFIRDELGHMTAFLREAEAKEEDAQPRLQEWIKQVREAAYDTEDILDDFVARFARHLPTGFYGFVRRIFSSIKNLRARHRVASEIQSIKSRIESISAGHQRYQSEYGISAQASNSLSAVNNTTWRYSRDDALLVEEDKLVGIDQPKKHLISQLLQGDDHQLKVVSVVGMGGLGKTTLVKRVHEDLEVRRHFPVRAWVTVSQTCDFQYLLKDLIRQLHEAGKKPVPQSIESMTTTELKEIIKDFLQQAGRYAIVFDDVWDVEFWNTIKFALPESGHGNRVMLTTRKSDVASDSCIESRGYIYRLEPLSFEDSWTLFCNKIFKGGTCPSHLMDVAKVILDKCEGLPLAILAISGLLASKDVNRIDEWEMVRRSLGGELEGTGKLDRVKKILSLSYSDLPWHLKTCLLYTSIYPEDYKIGCLRLVNLWIAERFVEWREGINIEDVALGYLSELVNRSLIQVTRVFYEGMPGNCRVHDLLREIIVSKSREQNMITITTGQPTMWPSEQVRRLVVHSSSSNNTQQRPNYFFDHLRSFVTIGSKNPLLSSMLLSDVLRSSKLLKVLDLRGQKTRKEIPNEIFNSFHLKHLDLYGTGVERVPKGIGKLQHLEYLNLGKTGVRELPMEILKLQKLRFLKVYQQVDSSDDDYGYHGFKAPSNMGGLLSLEILKSIDASSGSTIVKEIGKLTQLRELYITKLRREDGKELCSSLANLTSLRELCVDSIGKGDDHEIIDLNHRPPPPPASSSSSSSSFLQSLRMLILCGRLEKMPQWVARLYGLVRIDLDWSRLRGEEDPLESLQHLPNLDSINFCGSYQGEGLCFKTGGFLNLKWLHLKRMEGLRWMRVEEGALPRLQNLILERLPLLEELPLGIQQLSQLQRLTLYEMSSQLREKLLENQKEESEDYRKIAHIPEILIGYYTDDRKWRHRSLWAKKKKT; encoded by the coding sequence ATGGCAGAAACAGTTCTCTCTTTTGTGCTGCATCAACTCTCAACTTTTCTGCGCGAGGAGGGACGACTGTTGGGTGGGCTTCGGCAAGAGGTCCAATTCATCAGGGACGAGTTGGGGCACATGACAGCTTTCCTGAGAGAGGcagaagcaaaagaagaagatgCTCAACCCAGGCTCCAAGAATGGATCAAGCAAGTGCGAGAGGCTGCTTATGACACTGAAGACATTCTTGATGATTTTGTAGCTCGCTTTGCTCGGCATCTCCCAACAGGATTCTACGGCTTTGTTCGGAGAATTTTCAGCTCCATCAAGAATTTGAGAGCTCGTCATCGAGTTGCCAGCGAAATACAAAGCATCAAGTCCAGAATCGAAAGTATTTCTGCAGGTCATCAAAGGTACCAATCCGAATATGGTATCTCTGCCCAAGCGTCCAACTCACTTTCTGCTGTGAACAACACAACATGGCGCTATAGCAGAGATGATGCCCTGCTTGTGGAAGAAGATAAATTAGTTGGCATTGACCAGCCCAAGAAACATCTAATTTCTCAGCTCCTCCAAGGGGATGATCACCAACTGAAAGTTGTTTCAGTGGTTGGTATGGGAGGACTTGGCAAAACTACCCTAGTGAAAAGAGTCCATGAGGATCTTGAAGTCAGAAGGCATTTCCCAGTTCGTGCTTGGGTAACTGTCTCTCAAACATGTGACTTTCAGTACCTCCTGAAAGACTTGATTCGGCAGTTACACGAGGCAGGGAAGAAACCAGTCCCGCAATCGATCGAGTCCATGACTACCACCGAGCTGAAAGAAattatcaaagattttcttcaaCAAGCTGGAAGGTATGCAATTGTTTTTGATGATGTATGGGACGTGGAATTTTGGAATACCATCAAATTTGCTCTGCCCGAGAGTGGCCACGGCAACCGTGTCATGCTAACAACTCGGAAATCTGATGTAGCCTCTGATTCTTGCATTGAATCTCGGGGTTATATCTACAGATTGGAGCCACTGTCCTTTGAAGATTCGTGGACCCTGTTTTGCAACAAGATCTTTAAGGGAGGTACTTGCCCTAGCCATTTGATGGATGTTGCCAAAGTTATATTGGATAAATGTGAGGGCTTACCCCTTGCAATTCTTGCAATCAGCGGGCTTTTGGCTTCGAAAGATGTAAACAGAATAGATGAATGGGAGATGGTTCGACGCAGTCTTGGGGGTGAATTAGAAGGCACGGGTAAGTTGGACAGAGTTAAAAAGATACTTTCTCTCAGTTATAGCGACCTGCCTTGGCATCTAAAGACATGTCTGTTGTACACAAGTATTTATCCAGAGGATTACAAAATAGGGTGCCTGAGACTCGTTAATTTGTGGATTGCTGAGAGGTTTGTAGAATGGAGAGAAGGAATCAACATTGAAGATGTAGCTTTGGGTTATCTCAGTGAACTCGTCAATAGAAGCctaattcaagtgactcgtgtGTTTTATGAAGGAATGCCTGGAAATTGTCGAGTCCATGATCTATTGCGAGAAATTATCGTTTCCAAGTCAAGAGAACAAAACATGATCACAATTACTACTGGACAACCAACGATGTGGCCGTCCGAGCAGGTACGCCGTCTAGTAGTccatagtagtagtagtaacaACACCCAGCAAAGACCAAATTATTTCTTTGACCACCTTCGGTCGTTCGTTACAATTGGATCGAAAAACCCACTCCTGTCCAGTATGTTGTTATCTGATGTTTTAAGGAGTAGTAAGTTGTTAAAGGTTTTGGATTTGAGAGGTCAAAAGACACGGAAGGAAATACCAAATGAGATTTTCAACTCGTTTCATCTCAAGCATCTGGACCTATATGGTACAGGAGTGGAGAGAGTCCCAAAAGGCATTGGGAAGCTTCAACACTTGGAGTATCTGAATTTGGGAAAAACCGGAGTTAGGGAATTACCCATGGAAATCCTAAAGCTGCAAAAACTTCGGTTTCTCAAAGTATATCAACAAGTTGATTCTTCCGATGATGATTATGGATATCATGGGTTTAAAGCTCCCTCAAATATGGGAGGGCTTCTTTCCCTAGAAATATTAAAATCCATAGATGCAAGTAGTGGATCCACAATAGTCAAGGAGATAGGAAAGCTGACCCAATTAAGAGAGCTATATATTACAAAGTTAAGAAGAGAAGACGGAAAGGAGCTCTGCTCCTCCCTTGCCAATCTCACCAGTCTTCGGGAATTATGTGTTGATTCAATTGGTAAAGGTGACGATCATGAGATAATCGATCTAAATCAtcgtcctcctcctcctcctgcttcttcttcttcttcttcttcttcgtttCTTCAATCTCTTCGTATGCTGATTTTGTGTGGCCGCTTAGAAAAGATGCCACAATGGGTAGCTCGTCTTTACGGCTTGGTAAGAATAGATTTGGATTGGAGCAGGTTAAGGGGCGAGGAGGATCCGCTTGAATCCCTCCAACATTTGCCCAATTTGGATAGTATTAATTTCTGTGGATCTTACCAGGGAGAAGGGTTGTGTTTCAAGACTGGAGGGTTCCTAAATCTGAAGTGGTTGCACTTAAAGAGAATGGAAGGGTTGagatggatgagagtggaggagGGTGCACTGCCTCGTCTCCAAAATCTTATTCTGGAACGACTTCCATTACTAGAGGAGTTACCATTGGGTATTCAGCAGTTGAGCCAGCTTCAACGGCTGACTCTGTATGAGATGAGTTCTCAATTGAGAGAGAAGCTGTTAGAGAATCAGAAGGAAGAAAGTGAAGATTACAGAAAAATCGCTCACATTCCTGAAATTCTCATTGGTTACTATACAGATGATAGGAAATGGAGACACCGCAGCCTGTGggcgaagaagaagaaaacataA
- the LOC113703787 gene encoding disease resistance protein RPM1-like: MAEKVLSFVLDQLSTFLREEGRLLGGLRQEVQFIRDELGHMRAFLREAEAKEEDAQPRLQEWIKQVREAAYDTEDILDEFVARFARHRETGFYGSVWRIFSSIKNLRARYRVASEIQSIKSRIKSISEAHQRYQSEYGIFAQASNSISAVNNTTWRYSRDDALLVEEAKLVGIDQPKNHLISQLLEGDDYQLKVVSVVGMGGLGKTTLVKKVHEDLEVRRHFPVRAWVTVSETCDFQYLLKDLIRQLHEEGKKPVPQSIESMTTTELKKFVKDFLQQAERYAIVFDDVWDVEFWNTIKFALPESSHGNRVMLTTRKADVASASCTESLGYIYRMKPLFFEDSWTLFCNKIFKGGSCPGHLMDVAKVILGKCEGLPLAILAISGLLALKDVNRTEEWGMVRHSLGGELEGAGKLDRVKKILSLSYSDLPRHLKTCLLYTSIFPEDYKIQCYRLINLWIAERLVEGREGMSIEDVAWGYLSELVNRSLIQVTDVFYEGLPNNCRIHDLLREVIVLKSREQNMVTVTTGQPMTWPSEKVRRLAVHSSSSNNTQHHQQRRSCCFDHLRSFVTVGSMSPLLSKTLLSEISRSSKLLKVLDLRGQETQEEIPNEIFKMFHLKHLDLWGTRVERVPKSIGKLQHLEYLDLADTRVRELPMEMLKLQKLRVLRVFQQVDSFDDDYGYHGFKAPSNMGGLIALEVLDSIDASGGSTIVKEIGKLTQLRELGITNLRREDGKELCSSLANLTSLRELSIASIGKGDDHEIIDLNHPSLSSSSFLQSLRMLILRGRLEKMPQWVAHLHGLVRIDLNWSRLRGEEDPLESLQHLPNLVSINFCGSYQGEGLCFKTGGFLMLKRLHLKRMEGLRGMRVEEGALPRLQKLFLEQLPLLEELPLGIQHLSNLQRLSLYEMSSQLREKLLENQKEESEDYTRIAHIPEILIGYYTDDGEWREHQLWEEKKKKTYNLS, encoded by the coding sequence ATGGCAGAAAAAGTTCTCTCTTTTGTGCTGGATCAACTCTCAACTTTTCTGCGCGAGGAGGGACGACTATTGGGTGGGCTTCGGCAAGAGGTCCAATTCATCAGGGATGAGTTGGGGCACATGAGGGCTTTCCTGAGAGAGGcagaagcaaaagaagaagatgCTCAACCCAGGCTCCAAGAATGGATCAAGCAAGTGCGAGAAGCAGCTTATGACACTGAAGACATTCTTGATGAATTTGTAGCTCGCTTTGCTCGGCATCGCGAAACAGGATTCTACGGCTCTGTTTGGAGAATTTTCAGCTCCATCAAGAATTTGAGAGCTCGTTATCGAGTTGCTAGCGAAATACAAAGCATCAAGTCAAGAATCAAAAGTATTTCTGAAGCTCATCAAAGATACCAATCTGAATATGGTATCTTTGCCCAAGCATCCAACTCAATTTCTGCTGTGAACAACACAACATGGCGTTATAGCAGAGATGATGCACTGCTTGTGGAAGAAGCTAAATTAGTTGGCATTGACCAGCCCAAAAACCATCTAATTTCTCAGCTTCTCGAAGGGGATGATTACCAACTAAAAGTTGTTTCAGTGGTTGGTATGGGAGGACTTGGCAAAACTACCCTGGTGAAAAAAGTCCATGAGGATCTTGAAGTCAGAAGGCATTTCCCAGTCCGTGCTTGGGTAACTGTCTCTGAAACATGTGACTTTCAGTACCTCCTGAAAGACTTGATTCGGCAGTTACACGAGGAAGGGAAGAAACCAGTCCCACAATCGATCGAGTCCATGACTACCACTGAGCTGAAAaaatttgtcaaagattttcttcaaCAAGCTGAAAGGTATGCAATTGTTTTTGATGATGTGTGGGACGTGGAATTTTGGAATACCATCAAATTTGCACTGCCCGAGAGTAGCCACGGCAACCGTGTCATGCTAACAACTCGGAAAGCTGATGTAGCCTCAGCCTCTTGTACAGAATCTCTGGGTTATATCTACAGAATGAAGCCACTATTCTTTGAAGATTCGTGGACCCTATTTTGCAACAAGATCTTTAAGGGAGGTAGTTGCCCTGGCCATTTGATGGATGTTGCCAAAGTTATATTGGGTAAATGTGAGGGCTTGCCCCTTGCAATTCTTGCAATCAGTGGGCTTTTGGCTTTGAAAGATGTAAACAGAACAGAGGAATGGGGGATGGTTCGACACAGTCTTGGGGGTGAATTAGAAGGCGCTGGTAAACTGGATAGAGTTAAAAAGATACTCTCTCTCAGTTATAGTGATTTGCCCAGGCATCTAAAGACATGTCTGTTGTACACAAGCATCTTCCCAGAGGATTACAAAATACAATGCTATAGACTCATTAATTTGTGGATTGCTGAAAGGTTAGTAGAAGGGAGAGAAGGAATGAGTATTGAAGATGTAGCCTGGGGTTATCTTAGTGAACTCGTCAATAGAAGCCTAATTCAAGTGACTGATGTGTTTTATGAAGGATTACCCAACAATTGTCGAATCCATGACCTGTTGAGAGAAGTTATTGTTCTCAAGTCAAGGGAACAAAACATGGTCACAGTCACTACTGGACAACCAATGACATGGCCATCCGAGAAGGTACGCCGTCTGGCAGTCCATAGTAGTAGCAGTAACAATACCCAGCACCACCAACAAAGACGAAGTTGTTGCTTTGACCACCTTCGGTCGTTCGTTACAGTTGGATCCATGAGCCCGCTACTATCCAAAACATTGTTATCtgaaatttcaaggagtagtAAGCTGTTAAAGGTTTTGGATTTGCGTGGTCAAGAGACACAGGAGGAAATACCAAATGAGATTTTCAAGATGTTTCATCTCAAGCATCTGGACCTATGGGGTACGAGAGTAGAGAGAGTCCCAAAATCCATTGGAAAGCTTCAACATTTGGAGTATCTGGATTTGGCTGACACAAGAGTTAGGGAATTACCCATGGAAATGCTAAAGCTGCAAAAACTTCGGGTTCTCAGAGTATTTCAACAAGTTGATTCTTTCGATGATGATTATGGATATCATGGATTTAAAGCTCCCTCAAATATGGGAGGGCTTATTGCCCTAGAAGTATTAGATAGCATAGATGCAAGCGGTGGATCCACAATAGTTAAGGAGATAGGAAAGTTGACCCAATTAAGAGAATTAGGTATCACAAATTTAAGAAGAGAAGATGGAAAGGAGCTCTGCTCCTCCCTTGCCAACCTCACCAGTCTTCGGGAATTAAGCATTGCTTCAATTGGAAAAGGTGATGATCATGAGATAATCGATCTAAAtcatccttctctttcttcttcttcgtttCTTCAATCTCTTCGTATGCTGATTTTGCGTGGCCGCTTAGAAAAAATGCCACAATGGGTAGCTCATCTTCACGGCTTGGTAAGAATAGATTTGAATTGGAGCAGGTTAAGAGGCGAGGAGGATCCGCTTGAATCCCTCCAACATTTGCCCAATTTGGTTAGTATTAATTTCTGTGGATCTTACCAAGGAGAAGGGTTGTGTTTCAAAACTGGAGGGTTCCTAATGCTGAAGAGGTTGCACCTAAAGAGAATGGAAGGGTTGAGAGGGATGAGAGTGGAGGAGGGTGCATTGCCTCGTCTCCAAAAACTATTTCTAGAACAACTTCCGTTACTAGAGGAGTTACCATTGGGTATTCAGCACTTGAGCAATCTTCAACGGCTGTCTTTGTATGAGATGAGTTCTCAATTGAGAGAGAAGCTGTTAGAGAATCAGAAGGAAGAAAGTGAAGATTACACAAGAATCGCACATATTCCTGAAATTCTCATTGGTTACTATACAGATGATGGGGAATGGAGAGAGCACCAGCTAtgggaagagaagaagaagaaaacataTAATCTTTCCTAG